The Trichosurus vulpecula isolate mTriVul1 chromosome 3, mTriVul1.pri, whole genome shotgun sequence genome includes a window with the following:
- the STING1 gene encoding stimulator of interferon genes protein isoform X2, translated as MPRPHLHPSIPKPRGQGARKAACVLLSFCLIILCILGEPAAHTLQWLLFSFTSLQVGLLLKGICCLAEELSHIQSRYQGSYWQAIRACTGSPLQRGSLLLLSGYFCVTFSSKPNLSLTWTFALLGLSQALSFILGLQSLSPAEISEVCERRHLNVAHGLAWSYYVGYLKLILPELQARIQIYNQFNKDVLRSPEGQRLHILIPLDCRVPDNLSQADPNIRFLQELPQHKADRAGVKGRIYTNSIYQIWEDGRQAEVCVLEFATPLQTLFAMSQDARAGFSREDRLEQVKLFCRTLEDILEDAPESLRIDL; from the exons ATGCCCAGACCCCATCTCCACCCCTCCATCCCCAAGCCCCGGGGCCAGGGGGCTCGGAAGGCAGCCTGTGTCCTGTTGAGCTTCTGTCTGATCATTTTATGTATCCTCGGGGAACCAGCTGCCCACACCCTCCAGTGGCTGCTgttctccttcacctctctgcAGGTGGGGCTGCTGCTGAAGGGGATCTGCTGCCTGGCTGAGGAACTCAGTCATATCCAATCCAG GTACCAGGGGAGTTACTGGCAGGCAATACGAGCCTGTACAGGCTCACCACTCCAGCGGGGCTCTCTGTTGCTGCTCTCGGGATATTTCTGCGTCACCTTCTCTAGTAAGCCAAACCTGTCACTCACCTGGACTTTTGCCTTGCTGGGTCTCTCTCAAGCACTGAGCTTCATCCTAGGACTCCAG AGCCTGAGTCCAGCTGAGATCTCTGAAGTCTGTGAGAGGAGACATCTCAATGTGGCCCACGGACTGGCCTGGTCATACTATGTCGGGTACCTGAAGCTGATCTTGCCTG AGCTCCAGGCCCGAATCCAAATTTATAATCAGTTCAACAAGGATGTCCTGAGGAGTCCTGAGGGCCAACGGCTCCACATCCTCATCCCTCTGGATTGCAGGGTCCCTGACAACTTGAGTCAGGCTGACCCCAACATTCGCTTCCTGCAAGAACTACCTCAGCACAAAGCTGACCGGGCAGGCGTTAAAGGCAGGATCTATACCAACAGCATCTATCAAATCTGGGAAGACGGGCGGCAG GCAGAAGTCTGTGTCCTGGAGTTTGCTACCCCACTGCAGACCCTGTTTGCCATGTCCCAGGATGCGCGGGCTGGCTTTAGCCGGGAGGACCGCCTGGAGCAAGTCAAACTTTTCTGCCGGACCCTGGAAGACATCCTTGAGGATGCCCCTGAG